A single region of the Leptolyngbya sp. 'hensonii' genome encodes:
- a CDS encoding DNA polymerase III subunit alpha: protein MSFVGLHIHSDYSLLDGASQLPDLVERVVELGMPAVALTDHGVMYGAIELLKVCKGRSVKPIVGNEMYVINGDIEKQERRPRYHQVVLAKNRQGYKNLVKLTTLSHLRGYQGKGIFARPCINKDLLAQYHEGLIVTSACLGGEVPQAILQRKPEIARRVAQWYKDLFGEDYYLEIQDHGSPEDRIVNVEIVKIAQELEIKLIATNDSHYISCYDVEAHDALLCIQTGKLITEEKRLRYSGTEYVKSAEQMARLFRDHLPEAVVQAAIANTLEVAAKVTDDYGILGEPRIPNYPVPEGYTADSYLEKVTREGLQDRFHCTTYEQIGADYSDRLEYELQMMKRMGFATYFLVVWDYIKYARDQGIPVGPGRGSAAGSLVAYALGITNIDPVHHGLLFERFLNPERKSMPDIDTDFCIARRDEVIQYVTHKYGEERVAQIITFNRMTSKAVLKDVARVLDIPYAESDRMAKLIPVMRGKPTKLKVMISDDTPAPEFREKYEKNLNVPGTDPPVPYRRWLDMAIRIEGTNKTFGIHAAGVVISADPLDEIVPLQRNNDGSVITQYFMEDIEALGLLKMDFLGLKNLTMIQKTLDLIRQSRQQEIDLDRLPLDNPESYKLLAKGDLEGIFQLESSGMRQIVKDLRPSGLEDISSVLALYRPGPLDAGLIPKFINRKHGREKIEYEHQILEPILKETYGIMVYQEQIMKIAQDMAGYSLGQADLLRRAMGKKKKSEMEKHKEIFVEGSKKNGVPHKVAEELFEQMVLFAEYCFNKSHSTAYGYVTYQTAYLKANYPVEYMAALLTSNSDDQDKVQPYIACCNRMGITVDPPDINRSGVDFTPLEQSILFGLSAVRNVGQGAVEAILEARQSGPFKSLADLCDRVDSRAVNRRALEALIHCGAFDCIELNRNQLIHDLELVLDWAQSRARDKANGQGNLFDLLGGGGDQAGGASRLDLAPKAPPVADFPQQEKLRLEKELLGFYISDHPLKSIQQSARILAPINLNELGEQREENTTLSAIVMLTSVKPVVTKKGDRMAIVQVEDLTGQAEAVIFPKSYERIGSLIVADAQLMIWGKVDRRDEQTQLIIEDAESIEAVRMVMVELDLQLARDAEHHHRLKAVLLENRGEDTKAKTPVVAIVSAPQRRQFVRLGAQFRVQDHEAAVAALIRAGFQARSTTLIGA, encoded by the coding sequence ATGTCCTTTGTTGGCCTGCACATTCATAGTGATTACAGTCTGCTTGATGGGGCCAGTCAGTTGCCCGATCTGGTGGAACGGGTGGTGGAACTGGGTATGCCTGCGGTGGCCCTCACCGATCACGGGGTGATGTATGGGGCGATCGAACTGCTCAAGGTCTGCAAGGGTCGCAGCGTTAAACCGATCGTCGGCAATGAGATGTATGTGATCAACGGGGATATCGAAAAGCAGGAACGTCGGCCCCGCTATCATCAGGTTGTGCTGGCTAAGAATCGACAGGGCTACAAGAACCTGGTCAAGCTCACTACCCTTTCCCATCTCAGAGGGTATCAGGGGAAAGGCATTTTTGCCCGTCCCTGTATCAACAAAGATTTGCTGGCCCAATATCATGAAGGGCTGATTGTCACCAGTGCCTGTCTGGGGGGAGAGGTGCCCCAGGCGATTCTGCAACGCAAGCCAGAGATTGCCCGTCGGGTGGCCCAGTGGTACAAAGATCTATTTGGGGAAGATTACTACCTGGAAATCCAGGATCATGGCTCTCCCGAAGATCGGATCGTGAATGTGGAGATTGTCAAAATTGCCCAGGAGCTGGAGATCAAGCTGATCGCTACAAATGACTCCCACTATATTTCCTGCTACGACGTGGAGGCCCATGATGCCCTCCTCTGTATTCAAACTGGGAAGCTGATCACGGAAGAGAAGCGGTTGCGCTATAGCGGCACCGAGTATGTGAAATCCGCCGAACAGATGGCCCGGCTGTTCCGGGACCACCTGCCGGAGGCGGTGGTTCAGGCGGCGATCGCCAACACCCTGGAAGTGGCCGCCAAGGTCACAGACGACTATGGGATTCTGGGAGAACCCCGAATTCCCAATTATCCGGTTCCTGAGGGCTATACCGCAGACAGTTACCTGGAAAAGGTAACGCGGGAAGGCTTGCAGGATCGCTTCCATTGCACCACCTATGAGCAGATCGGGGCAGACTACAGCGATCGTCTGGAATACGAACTGCAAATGATGAAACGGATGGGGTTCGCCACCTATTTTCTAGTGGTTTGGGACTACATCAAGTACGCCCGCGACCAGGGCATTCCCGTGGGACCGGGGCGGGGCAGTGCCGCCGGTTCCCTGGTGGCCTACGCCCTTGGCATCACCAACATCGATCCGGTGCACCATGGCCTGCTATTCGAGCGATTCCTCAACCCAGAACGGAAGTCCATGCCTGATATTGATACGGACTTCTGCATTGCCCGCCGGGATGAGGTGATCCAGTATGTGACCCATAAATATGGCGAAGAACGGGTCGCCCAGATCATTACCTTCAACCGAATGACCTCCAAAGCCGTGTTGAAGGATGTGGCACGGGTGCTGGATATTCCCTATGCCGAGAGCGATCGAATGGCCAAGCTGATTCCAGTGATGCGGGGGAAGCCGACAAAGCTGAAGGTGATGATTTCGGACGACACCCCAGCCCCGGAGTTTCGGGAGAAGTACGAGAAAAATCTCAACGTTCCTGGAACGGATCCCCCCGTTCCCTACCGCCGCTGGTTGGACATGGCGATTCGGATTGAAGGCACCAACAAGACCTTCGGCATCCATGCAGCCGGGGTCGTGATTTCGGCTGATCCCCTGGATGAAATTGTGCCCCTGCAACGGAATAATGACGGGTCCGTGATCACCCAGTATTTCATGGAAGACATCGAAGCTCTGGGTCTGCTGAAGATGGACTTTCTGGGGTTGAAAAACCTGACCATGATCCAGAAAACCCTGGATCTGATTCGCCAGTCGCGCCAGCAGGAAATTGATCTCGATCGCCTGCCCCTGGATAATCCAGAGTCTTATAAGCTCCTGGCCAAGGGAGATCTGGAAGGGATATTCCAGTTGGAATCTTCGGGGATGCGGCAAATTGTGAAAGATCTACGTCCCTCTGGCTTAGAGGACATTTCTTCCGTTCTGGCCCTCTATCGACCCGGCCCTCTGGATGCGGGCCTGATTCCCAAATTTATTAACCGCAAACACGGGCGAGAAAAAATTGAATACGAGCACCAGATTCTGGAACCCATTCTGAAAGAAACCTACGGCATTATGGTCTACCAGGAGCAGATCATGAAGATTGCTCAGGATATGGCTGGTTATTCCCTGGGCCAGGCTGATTTGCTGCGGCGAGCCATGGGGAAAAAGAAGAAATCGGAAATGGAAAAACACAAAGAAATCTTTGTGGAAGGGTCTAAAAAAAATGGGGTGCCGCACAAAGTTGCGGAAGAACTGTTTGAGCAGATGGTGTTGTTCGCCGAGTACTGTTTCAACAAATCCCACTCCACCGCCTATGGCTATGTCACCTATCAAACCGCCTATCTGAAGGCGAATTATCCGGTGGAGTATATGGCGGCCCTGTTGACCTCCAACAGTGACGACCAGGATAAGGTGCAGCCCTACATTGCCTGTTGCAATCGCATGGGCATCACGGTAGACCCTCCGGATATCAACCGATCGGGGGTGGATTTCACTCCCCTGGAGCAGAGTATTCTGTTTGGCCTATCTGCGGTGCGGAACGTGGGCCAGGGTGCGGTGGAGGCGATTCTGGAGGCCCGTCAATCGGGGCCGTTCAAATCCCTGGCGGATCTGTGCGATCGGGTGGATAGCCGGGCCGTTAACCGACGAGCCCTGGAAGCGTTGATCCACTGTGGAGCCTTTGACTGCATTGAACTCAACCGCAACCAACTGATCCACGACCTGGAACTGGTATTGGACTGGGCTCAATCCAGAGCTCGGGATAAAGCCAATGGTCAGGGAAATCTGTTTGATCTGCTGGGTGGCGGCGGCGATCAGGCTGGCGGTGCTTCCAGGCTGGACCTGGCCCCTAAAGCTCCACCCGTAGCAGATTTTCCCCAGCAGGAGAAGTTGCGGCTGGAAAAGGAACTGCTGGGCTTTTACATCTCTGACCATCCCCTGAAGTCGATTCAGCAGTCAGCCCGGATCCTGGCCCCGATCAATTTGAACGAGCTGGGAGAACAGCGAGAGGAGAACACCACCCTCAGCGCGATCGTGATGCTGACCAGCGTCAAACCGGTGGTGACTAAGAAAGGGGATCGGATGGCGATCGTGCAGGTTGAAGACCTGACCGGGCAGGCCGAAGCCGTTATTTTTCCCAAATCCTATGAGCGGATTGGTTCTCTGATTGTGGCCGATGCCCAGCTCATGATCTGGGGGAAGGTCGATCGGCGAGATGAACAAACCCAGCTCATCATTGAAGATGCCGAGTCGATCGAGGCGGTGCGGATGGTGATGGTTGAGTTAGATTTGCAGTTGGCCAGGGATGCGGAACACCATCATCGCCTGAAGGCGGTTCTGCTGGAGAACCGAGGGGAGGATACCAAGGCCAAGACACCGGTGGTGGCGATCGTTTCCGCCCCGCAGCGACGGCAATTCGTCCGTCTGGGGGCGCAATTTCGGGTGCAGGACCATGAGGCGGCGGTGGCAGCCCTGATTCGAGCGGGCTTCCAGGCTCGATCCACCACCCTGATTGGAGCCTGA
- a CDS encoding V4R domain-containing protein, whose translation MVNATAKPLTTKHKLPKKHNHYGFRDFFQFDPETGRLEDWNNSQNILTSEDFIIGLVEGLEEEVGDASAATMYTIGCDWGQRDAFFFEKWFEKEFDRSPRQTNLLFLLETWWWPFTSQGWGRWEVDMGDRKQGFMFINLFDSAVARSLGDVGKPVCFLYAGLFAGFFTEMVKKQLSCIEIQCYSMGETYCKFLLGGQERIDAAAFWLNEGATARDIEKRLRSGDR comes from the coding sequence ATGGTAAATGCAACTGCTAAGCCCCTGACAACAAAACATAAGCTGCCCAAGAAGCACAATCACTACGGATTCCGTGATTTCTTTCAATTTGATCCTGAAACGGGCAGGCTGGAAGACTGGAACAATAGCCAGAACATTCTGACCAGCGAAGACTTCATTATTGGTCTGGTGGAAGGATTGGAGGAGGAAGTGGGCGACGCCTCTGCCGCCACCATGTACACGATCGGGTGCGACTGGGGCCAACGGGATGCCTTCTTCTTTGAAAAGTGGTTCGAGAAGGAGTTCGATCGCAGCCCCCGGCAGACCAATTTGTTGTTCTTGCTGGAAACCTGGTGGTGGCCTTTTACTTCCCAGGGCTGGGGCCGCTGGGAGGTAGATATGGGCGATCGCAAACAGGGGTTTATGTTCATTAACCTGTTCGACTCTGCGGTGGCCCGCTCCCTGGGAGATGTGGGCAAGCCCGTCTGTTTTCTCTATGCTGGATTATTCGCAGGCTTCTTCACTGAAATGGTGAAGAAACAACTCAGCTGCATCGAAATTCAGTGCTACTCCATGGGAGAAACCTACTGTAAATTTCTGCTGGGAGGGCAGGAACGGATTGATGCGGCAGCCTTCTGGCTAAATGAAGGGGCCACTGCCCGCGATATCGAAAAGCGGCTGCGATCGGGAGATAGATAG
- a CDS encoding DUF1295 domain-containing protein has translation MQETATSGVTQLTAINTAKILTSVILITCGFYFGVQDLRQVLYLCLHLSYCSWWLLEQWLYPLRRQQIFTEPAGSGEFMVLLLMVGLFYALPGFLAFTNPEPLSLITVAIALPLYIFGNLFNACADTQKLTAKQYGAGLVQDGIWRFSRNVNYFGDLLRYVSFSIVAGSPWAYLVPVTILLLYLQRIAQKEKAMAEKYEDYAAYQKSSTRLIPFIW, from the coding sequence ATGCAAGAAACGGCTACTTCCGGAGTCACCCAATTGACTGCCATCAATACTGCCAAGATTCTGACAAGCGTGATTCTGATTACCTGCGGTTTCTACTTTGGAGTCCAAGATCTGCGCCAGGTGCTCTATCTCTGTCTGCATCTGAGCTACTGTAGCTGGTGGCTCCTGGAGCAATGGCTCTACCCGTTGCGACGGCAGCAGATTTTTACAGAACCAGCGGGCAGCGGTGAATTCATGGTGTTACTGCTGATGGTGGGTCTGTTCTATGCCTTACCGGGATTCCTGGCTTTTACCAATCCGGAACCTCTGAGTTTGATCACGGTCGCGATCGCCCTGCCCCTCTACATTTTTGGCAACTTGTTCAATGCCTGTGCCGATACGCAGAAACTGACAGCCAAGCAATATGGAGCGGGTCTGGTTCAGGATGGCATCTGGCGGTTCTCCCGGAACGTGAACTACTTTGGCGATCTGCTGCGCTACGTGAGTTTCAGCATTGTGGCCGGTTCTCCCTGGGCTTATCTGGTGCCAGTAACCATTCTTCTGCTCTATCTCCAGCGCATTGCTCAGAAAGAGAAAGCCATGGCTGAAAAGTATGAAGATTATGCAGCCTATCAAAAGTCCAGCACTCGATTGATCCCCTTTATCTGGTAA